From Candidatus Paceibacterota bacterium:
TTTTTCTTTCCAGTCGGCTGTTTAATATTCGCCCTTTTCATTTTATTCCTGCCTGTTTTGTTCGCTTTGGGATATTTTCACATTATTACCATTGGTTTTGAGAAACTGGGTATTTCTCCAGAAGCAGTTATCATTCTGCTTCTGGTTATTTTAATCGGTTCTGCTATTAATATTCCTTTGGGCAGGAAAAAATTAAAATATGTTGAAGAATCAAGATTTTTCGGATTGTGGCGCGTGCCGAAAGTTGCAACCGAGGGCATTGCCATAAACGTCGGCGGAGCAGTTATTCCCATTCTGCTTTCTTTTTATTTTCTTTTCCAAATCTGGAGAGCAGGATTCGACATAAATCAGATTTTTATAGCCACTGCTTTGATGGTTGTTGTCTGTAAATTATTGGCTAAGGTTGTGCCTGGCAAAGGAATTGTTATTCCGGCCTTCATTCCCCCCATATTTGCCGTTGTTTTCGCCTTATTTTTTGCTTCTGGCTTTGTTGCTCCCTGCGCTTTTGTTTCAGGGACTTTTGGCGTTTTAATAGGCGCTGATCTCTTAAATTTGAGGAGAATCAGAAAGTACGGAGGTTTTCTGTCCATTGGCGGAGCAGGAGTGTTTGACGGCATATTCCTGATCGGCATCATTTCAGCCCTGCTGGCCGGTTTTTAAGAGGGGTTGACTTTTGCCTGAAAAATAATTACAATAGATAAAATGTCAAAGAAGAAGCTTTACATCACAGTTGTTTTTATTTTCATTCTGGCTCTTTTTGCCGGAATCTTTAGTTATCCTGACTATTTCAATCACAGAATTGATTCTTTCAACAATTTGAATGTTTCAGTTTTCGGCCTTCAGATTCAAATGCCTCGTTTTTCGAATATTCCTTTTATTTTGGGTCTGGATTTGCAGGGAGGCGTTCAGCTGATTTACGAGGCAGATCTATCCAACATTGAAGATAAAGACAAAACAGAAACAATGGAGGGATTGAGGGACGTCATTGAAAGAAGGGTTAACTTGTATGGCGTTGCTGAACCGGTTGTTCAGGTGCAGGGCAAAAGCAGATTAATCGTTGAATTGGCTGGGGTCAAGGATATTGGAGGAGCGATAGAAATGATAGGGGAAACCCCATATTTGGAATTTAAAGAAATCCTTTCCCAGGAAGAAAAAGAGGAAGCGAAAAACAGCTTTACCGATGAGGAGATATCTCAAATAATTGAAACCTACAAACAGCAGTCAGGCCAGGATATAACCAAAGAAGAGGTTTTGGACATACTGACTTCCAGTATGTTAAAGCCGACCGAGCTGACCGGCAAATATTTGAAAAGGGCTGATATTACTTTTGATCCGAATACCAACAAGCCCCAGGTTTCCCTTCAATTTAAGGAAGAGGGAGCACAATTGTTTGAGCAAATCACTGAAAGGAACGTTAGCAAACCTCTGGCCATTTTCTTGGACGGCCAGTCAATCGTTGATACTGACGGTGACGGAAAGATAACGGATAATGATATTTATGCGCCGGTTGTCCAGGAGAAAATTACCGGCGGCAAAGCAGTGATTACCGGAGATATGAATGTTGATAAGGCCAGGGAAATCGTAAAAAGGCTCAATTCTGGCGCTTTGCCGGTTAAAATAGGAGCGCCAATCTACCAGAAGCTGATCGGTCCTACTTTGGGCCAGGTTTCTCTGGAAAAGTCTTTGAAAGCAGGCATATTCGGCTTTTTGGCCATAATTCTGTTCATGATAATCTTTTACCGCTTGCCGGGATTGTTGGCTTCCATTGCCCTGGTTATTTACGCTGTTTTGGTTCTGTTTCTCTTTAAGGTAATCCCGGTTACTTTGAGTTTGGCCGGCATTGGTGGATTTATTTTGTCTGTTGGTATGGCAGTTGACGCCAATATTCTTATCTTTTCCAGAATGAGGGAAGAATTAAAGGAAGAAAAAGATTTTGAGCAGAGCGTTAAAGAGGGGTTTGACAGGGCCTGGCCGTCAATCAGGGATAGTAATTTCAACTCGCTTATCGTCTGTTTAATTCTCTTCACTTTCGCCACCAGTTTCATTAAAGGATTTGCTTTCACTTTAATCTTGGGAATTTTGGTTTCGATGTTTTCTGCGATTATTATCACCAGAACTTTTCTCAGGTGCTTTATTAGAACAAGGTTGGAAAAAATTAAATGGCTTTGGTAAATTATGTCAATTAAATTCTTAAAATATTCAAAAGTTTACTTCGTTCTTTCCGGAATTTTGATTGTGGCCAGCCTTGCTTCAGTCTTGATTTTCGGATTGAAGTTCGGCATAGAGTTTACCGGCGGCAGCATTATGGAATTGTCTTTCCAGGAAGAGAGGCCGTCTTTGGAGAATATCCAGCAAAGCCTTTCTGAATTTGATTTGGGAGAAATTGTTTTGCAGCCTATTGGCGATAATGAAATGGTTTTGCGAATGAAAGAAATTGATAGAGAAACTCACGAAAACGTGCTTTTTAAACTGCAGCAAACCTATCAAGCTGAAGAAAAAAGTTTTGAGATGATCGGTCCGACTATCGGCGCAGAATTAAAGCAAAAGACGAGAAACGCCATAATTATGGTGCTGCTGGCCATCACTCTTTACATCACAGTTGCCTTTAGAAAGGTTTCTTGGTCAGCCATACGTTCCTGGCAGTATGGAGTTGCTTCGCTTTTAGCTCTGTTTCATGATGTTATTATTCCTTTGGGGGTTCTGGCTGTTTTGGGAAAACTTTATAATGTTGAAATTACCATTCCGGTTATTGCCGCTTTGTTGACTATTTTGGGTTATTCGGTCCATGATACCATCGTCATCTTTGACAGGATAAGGGAAAACCTGCTTAAGTCAAGATTTAAGTCGTTTGAAGAAACGGTTGATGCCAGTTTGAACCAGACTCTTTTCCGTTCAATCAGCACTGTTTTCACTGTTTTGCTCGTGCTTTTTGCCATCTTCTTTTTCGGCGGCCAGACCTTGCAATCTTTCTCTTTGACCCTGATAATCGGCATTACCAGCGGCGCCTACTCTTCCATTTTCTTAGCAAGCCCCTTGTTGGTCGCCTGGGCAAGATGGAGGCAGAATAAAGGGAAGATTTGACATTAATTATCAAATATTGTATAAACAAACTATATGACTATTAATTACTATCAAATCTGCGAAAAACTTTTAAAAACGCTGCCTCAAAAACAAAAAGAGGTTCTTTTGAGGCGTTTTGCTTTAGATTCAAAAGATTCCAAAAAAGGGGAAACTCTTGAATTTATCGGCAAAAGCTTTGGTATTACCAGAGAAAGGGTTCGCCAGATTGAAAACGACGCTTTTTCAAAGTTGAAGTCAGAGTCAAAGAAACATCAGAAAGTCTTCCAATATTTCAAAAACTTTCTGAAAAAGACGGGAAACCTAAGGAAAGAAGAGGCGCTTTCGGCTGAATTAGCTTCCGGCAAATTCAAGAACCAGATTTATTTTCTGCTTACTTTGGGAGAAGATTTTATCAGATTCGGAGAAACAAGGGAATTCTATTCTCTTTGGACGATTGACAAAAAGTCCTGGTTTTCAGCGGAAAAAACAATCAATCTCATCTGCGAAAAGCTCAAGAAAGTCGGCAAGCCGTTAAAATTAAAAGAAATTAATAATTTAAGTTCTCTGAGAGCGGAAACCCTCAGTTCTTTTTTGGAAATTTCAAAGAAGATCCAAAGAAATAAAGAGGGGTTTTTTGGCTTGAAAGACTGGCCGGAAATAAATCCGAAAAAGATAAAAGACAAGGCCTTCCTGGTTTTTAAAGGAAGCCAGAAACCCTTGCATTTTGCCCAAGTAGCCACTTTAGTCGGTCAGGCTTTGCCCCAGACAGTCCATAACGAG
This genomic window contains:
- a CDS encoding DUF1614 domain-containing protein, which produces MFFFPVGCLIFALFILFLPVLFALGYFHIITIGFEKLGISPEAVIILLLVILIGSAINIPLGRKKLKYVEESRFFGLWRVPKVATEGIAINVGGAVIPILLSFYFLFQIWRAGFDINQIFIATALMVVVCKLLAKVVPGKGIVIPAFIPPIFAVVFALFFASGFVAPCAFVSGTFGVLIGADLLNLRRIRKYGGFLSIGGAGVFDGIFLIGIISALLAGF
- the secD gene encoding protein translocase subunit SecD; translation: MSKKKLYITVVFIFILALFAGIFSYPDYFNHRIDSFNNLNVSVFGLQIQMPRFSNIPFILGLDLQGGVQLIYEADLSNIEDKDKTETMEGLRDVIERRVNLYGVAEPVVQVQGKSRLIVELAGVKDIGGAIEMIGETPYLEFKEILSQEEKEEAKNSFTDEEISQIIETYKQQSGQDITKEEVLDILTSSMLKPTELTGKYLKRADITFDPNTNKPQVSLQFKEEGAQLFEQITERNVSKPLAIFLDGQSIVDTDGDGKITDNDIYAPVVQEKITGGKAVITGDMNVDKAREIVKRLNSGALPVKIGAPIYQKLIGPTLGQVSLEKSLKAGIFGFLAIILFMIIFYRLPGLLASIALVIYAVLVLFLFKVIPVTLSLAGIGGFILSVGMAVDANILIFSRMREELKEEKDFEQSVKEGFDRAWPSIRDSNFNSLIVCLILFTFATSFIKGFAFTLILGILVSMFSAIIITRTFLRCFIRTRLEKIKWLW
- the secF gene encoding protein translocase subunit SecF, which gives rise to MSIKFLKYSKVYFVLSGILIVASLASVLIFGLKFGIEFTGGSIMELSFQEERPSLENIQQSLSEFDLGEIVLQPIGDNEMVLRMKEIDRETHENVLFKLQQTYQAEEKSFEMIGPTIGAELKQKTRNAIIMVLLAITLYITVAFRKVSWSAIRSWQYGVASLLALFHDVIIPLGVLAVLGKLYNVEITIPVIAALLTILGYSVHDTIVIFDRIRENLLKSRFKSFEETVDASLNQTLFRSISTVFTVLLVLFAIFFFGGQTLQSFSLTLIIGITSGAYSSIFLASPLLVAWARWRQNKGKI